The Longimicrobium sp. genome includes the window AAGGACCTCGTTGTCGATCAGCCGGGTGCTGCCCACCCGTGCCGCCACCAGCAGCACGGTTCCCGGCGCGGCGGCGGCCACCGGCTCCAGCGTGTCGGGGTCTACCGCCTCGGCGTACTCGGCCTGCACCCCCGCCGTTCCCAGCGCGCCGCGCAGCGCCGCGCGAAGGGCCACGGCGTCGCGCTCGCCGGCGGCGAACAGGTCGCGGCCGCGCCGCAGCCCGCGCGAAAGCGCCAGGGCCAGCCGGCGCTCGTCGGGCGAAAGATACACGTTGCGCGAGCTCATCGCCAAGCCGTCGGGGTCGCGGACGATGGGCGCCACCTCCACCCACACGCCCATGTCCAGGTCTACCGACATCCGCCGGATCAGCGCCGCCTGCTGGTAGTCCTTCTGCCCGAACACGGCCACGTCGGGGCGGAACAGGCCGAACAGCTTGGCCACCACCGTGAGCACCCCGCGAAAGTGGCCGGGGCGGATGGCGCCTTCCATCCGCGCCGCCAGCGGCCCCGGCTCCACCAGCACCTGCGGCGTGCCGCGCGGATACATTTCGCGCGGGTCGGGGGCGAACACCAGGTCCACGCCGCGGGCCGCAGCCATCTCCAGGTCCCGGCCCAGGTCGCGCGGGTAACGGTCCAGGTCGTCGGTGGGGGCAAACTGCAGCGGGTTCACGAACACCGACATCGCCACGCGGTCCGCCATCTCCCGCGCGCGGTCCACCAGCGACATGTGCCCCTCGTGCAGGTACCCCATGGTGGGCACCAGCGCCACGCGCTCGCCCGCGGCGCGCCACGCGGCCACCTGCTCGCGCACCTCGGCGCGGGTGTGCACCAGGCGCGGCCCGGCTTCCACGGCCGTGCTCATTCGAAGGTGTGCTCCGCGCCGGGGTAGCCCCCGTCCTTCACCGACTTCACGAAGTCGCCCACCCCCTCCGACGCGGCCTGGCCCACCTCGGCAAAGCGGCGCAGGAAGCGGGGCGCGAAGCCCGGGTTCAGCCCCAGCATGTCGTGAAGCACCAGCACCTGGCCGTCGCACCCCGCCCCCGCCCCGATGCCGATCGTGGGGATGTCGACGTTTTCCGACACCCGCCGGGCCAGCGCGCCGGGCACCAGCTCCAGGACGATGGAAAAGGCGCCCGCGGCCTCCAGGCGGCGCGCGTCGGCCAGCATCCGCTCGGCGGCTTCCTCGCCCTTGCCCTGCACGCGAACGCCCGTGACGTGAACCGACTGGGGGGTGAATCCCAAATGGCCCATCACGGGGATTCCGGCGCCCACGAGCGTGGCGACGGTTTCGGCGATCTCGGGCGAGCCGCCCTCGAGCTTCACCGCGCTGGCGCCGGTTTCCTGCAGCACGCGCCCGGCGTTGCGGAGCGCGTCCTGGCGCGAGACCTGGTAGGTGAGGAAGGGAAGGTCAACGACGAGCAGCCCGCGCTCCACGCCGCGGCGCACGGCCCGGGCGTGGTGGATCATGTCGTCGAGC containing:
- the panB gene encoding 3-methyl-2-oxobutanoate hydroxymethyltransferase — its product is MSTQRGTGPRRVTVADLREMKRRGEKIAALTAYDYLFARLVDAAGVDVVLVGDSLGQVVLGLDTTIPVTLDDMIHHARAVRRGVERGLLVVDLPFLTYQVSRQDALRNAGRVLQETGASAVKLEGGSPEIAETVATLVGAGIPVMGHLGFTPQSVHVTGVRVQGKGEEAAERMLADARRLEAAGAFSIVLELVPGALARRVSENVDIPTIGIGAGAGCDGQVLVLHDMLGLNPGFAPRFLRRFAEVGQAASEGVGDFVKSVKDGGYPGAEHTFE
- the panC gene encoding pantoate--beta-alanine ligase, encoding MSTAVEAGPRLVHTRAEVREQVAAWRAAGERVALVPTMGYLHEGHMSLVDRAREMADRVAMSVFVNPLQFAPTDDLDRYPRDLGRDLEMAAARGVDLVFAPDPREMYPRGTPQVLVEPGPLAARMEGAIRPGHFRGVLTVVAKLFGLFRPDVAVFGQKDYQQAALIRRMSVDLDMGVWVEVAPIVRDPDGLAMSSRNVYLSPDERRLALALSRGLRRGRDLFAAGERDAVALRAALRGALGTAGVQAEYAEAVDPDTLEPVAAAAPGTVLLVAARVGSTRLIDNEVLSG